The Podarcis raffonei isolate rPodRaf1 chromosome 7, rPodRaf1.pri, whole genome shotgun sequence nucleotide sequence tgaaagacttctggggaaagatttataatgagttgaaaaaaatgttgaaaaatacatttattaagaaactagaagcctttctacttggaataataggattgAAACTGCCCAGAaaagatgttagactgtttttgtatgccactacagcggcaagacttttattagccaaaaattggaaatcacaagagataccaacaatagaagaatggcagatgaagatgttagactttttggagctggccaacctgactggaagaatccgcgaccagaaagaagaggagatacatgaggattggaagaaatttaaagaatatttagctaaatattgtaatataagataaatagaaaattcttggaagtaacaaataggcttaggggtagaataagaatTTGTGGTAGTAAATATTAACGACTAGAATATTAATAAAAGAGAAGAAGATAGTAAATGAaagttaattttattagaaatatgattttggagaactgttacacaggtgatacaatgaaattcagttagaggggatatgaggaagtcagttatcaatgtaaCAAGAATTAGATTTGAAGAAACAAATTTTCTTTGTGTTTAGTTTATTGTTTAGTTTGTTGTGTTGTGCTAGtttatgtgtttttttgtttttttatttttgtcatatatgtggaaaatcaataaaaaaaattggggggcgggaaggatgatgggagctgtagtccaaaaacagctggagagccaaattTGGGAAGCCGTGATCTAAAGGAATATCCAAACCTTTCTAAAATTAAAATAGAGTAGGGATCACAGCCATCCCCTTGTGCTTTGAGTGAGAGTAGCCCATACATCTTGCCTCACAGGGTGCCAATCCTGCTAGATGCTTCTGCGAAGCACAGAGAGGCCTGCCACTTCAGTCATGATGGTAGGTGTGTATGAAGGCTACTAGAACATCCTCTGAGGGTTCGTTGCCACATGCTAGGGCAAGAACCATGCTCATTCTGGAGGTGGAGGGGAGATTAATTGGGTCACCAGATTGTAGGGCTAACATTATTTGAATTAACCATTTAGGCCAACCCATTTGGTCCTCATTTTCTCTCTTCTCAATCCTCTTTGTGTTTCTCCAGGTGTTTTTCTCCAGAAGTAAGACTGGCTGTTAAGAGCTATGAGAGAAAAAGATTCGGCACCCTCtaccatgtaccgtatttttcactctataggacgcactttttcccctccaaaaattaaggggaaatgtgtgtgcgtcctatggagcgaatgcagcctccttggcttcagcaatagcaacgcgaagcctccgaagcgcagagggagcgctccctccgagctctggaggccttgcgttgctttcgctgaagcctggagagcgagaggggtcggtgcgcactctacaggcttcagggatagccgcctgaagcctttggagcacagcgggaactcgcgatgcgctccaaaggctttgggttccttttgctgaagccgggagagcaagactctcccggcttcagcaggaagggagagctgcgcagcgccccttcagccaagcgggaggagaaatggaaggggctccgtttctcctgctgcttcgctgaaggggcgctgagcagagagggggagaatttcttttcctgttctccccctcctatggttcggtgcgtcctatagagcaaaaaatatggtacctctTTAAGTTGTTTCCTTCAATTACATGCGAATGAATCGAAAGTTTTAGTGACATGCATTTTGGGTGCTAATACCTTACACTTGTTTTTGTGTTTGAATAGGCTATATATAAtggtgagttttttaaaaaaggaattaagCTGAATAGTCTTTGAAAGGAATAGGTTGCTAAAGCAAAAAGGAGACAGAAGTGTCCTGCAACAGAGATATCCTGCTACTAAACAGTTAATCATTTTCATAAAGTTTCTGAGCCACAAACTCTGAGGCTCAAGTTTTGCTTGCTGTGTTTACTTCCACAACTAACATTCTAAAACCCCAGGGAAGGAACACTTCAGTTCTCCAGAGGGTGTTCCTTAGAAGGACAAATTTACCTGCATCAAGTCCACAGCATCTTTTGCatctctttcaaaaaaatcttcaggGAAATCTCGAAGTGGGGGGATTGACTTTCCATACCCGCGAGGATCCCAGGCTACAAGTGTGAATTGCTGCTTGTTCATAGACTTCAGCTGTGGTCCAAAATCGGTCTGGCCACTCCCTACAAAAAATAGGTGAAATAATTGCACCAAAACAGACAATCATTATGCCCAGGGctgttttcagccagaactcagtcccAGCACTGCTGAagtggacgccattgccattataagagaacaatgatgagttctggcacctctttttctagaaaaaaagcactggtatgcACATTTTAAGTTTAAAAGGAAACTCTGCCTTATGGATACCACCCAATAAACCAactttgtgtctttatttctctaCTCAAGGAGTTACAGATCTGACATAATATCCTACAGCTACTGACCACAGTCACAGATACTCTCTTACAATGATGAGCAATTGGAAATTAAGCCCCAACAgctatatttacagtggtacctctggttacaaacttaattcgttccggaggtccgttcttaatctgaaaccgttcttaacctgaggtaccactttagctaatgaggcctcctgctgctgctgcaccaccagagcgtGATTTCTGTTGACATCCTGGGGctgtgtttgtaacccaaggtaccactgtacttaatatcTATGCCCCATATGCTTACAATCAATGGTATGAGGACACCTTTTGACCAGGGAAATGTCGCCCAATGCACCAGACTTGTTCTAAGAATTGTTCTTGGTTACTGTAGTGGCTCAGTGCAAGAGAGGTCAGGACTCATTTGACAGTTGCAGAGAAGGGGgaaattcaacaggtgtagcTTGCGTGATAACTCTCATCACCAAGGAAGGCCACATGGTGGGATatgtgcataagaacataagaagagcccaatggcccatcacagccaacatcttgttctcataTGGGAcaatcagatgcccatgggatgCTCACATTGAGGACCCAagtacaagagccctctcccttcctgtggttctcAGCAGAGAAGCATTAAGGTCTCTAACTGTGGGAGCAGAGCAATAGATTTCATGACTAACAACCATCAAAAGCCTTCTCTTCTATGCCTTTGTCTAGCCCTCTCTATGTTGAAATAAGAGATGCGGCAATAGCTTTTGTGGAGAATTGAAAGCAGCTTGGAATTAAGGGGTGCTGCTCCTCACCTGCACACCTGTCATCCTCTTTTTACCTTTGGCATCCTTGCAAACACCTGTTTGACCAGAGGCAAGAAAAACGTCTCTACACCCAGGCAAGCAATGCCTCTTTCAAATCCAGTCCTACATtcttaaaaactgcatatttggcCTAAATAGGTAAACAAACATGTAGAAGTCCGTGAACACTTCTGAGTTAAATAAGTGGCACAGAAGGCGTCTTATATCTTAGGTACAAAATGGATTACTTCTGTATGATGGCTATGCTCAATCTCCACTGTCTGAGGCAGGATGACTGTGAATTAAAAGTGGGGAAAGTTGTACTTGGGTCCAGCTGGTCtgggtgaccactgtgagaaaaagTTGGTGGACTGAGTTGTTCTTAGCTCCttacaagattttaaaaaaatcattgccaCTCTATAAGAGTGTGAATGGTATGAGTAAGCCTGGTTCTTGTGTATATATGTCTTATCGAGGAAAAGAACATCACCGAGAAAGACCACAAACATAAGACAAAGACCAAAGACGTAAGACAAAAAGATCCAAACCTAACATTCCAGGGAGAAGCAGGACAGCATGGCTTCCACTTCCCGTTTGCTGATAATGTAGTCGGACGCCATTCACTTCGACTTTAGCTGAGGTTACTGAAGTGCTAGAGGAAATATCACCCCCCCCAACAAATAACATTTTAGCTTTATAACACCTGAATTGGAGGATCAGACTGCCCAGTCTTACTGTTAAGACTGATGCTGTTAGTGAAAGAAGGATAAAGTGTGGTTGTTTGCACTTTAGGTACGGAAGGAATTTTTTGTTCTCTACGATAGGAGTGAGGTTGCCAAAAATTAGAAAAACAGAATTGTGGTCTGAGGCTGTTCTTTTAGCAGACTGTGAAAGATTTACTCAGTGCTTTGCCAGCTTTTGAAGGAGGATGGGCCTTCAGCTGATGGGgaataaacaaatgaaacatCCTCCTGCATGGAAACACAGAATGCTGCTATCCAGTGAAGTGGTTCTGTAAGTGCAAGGATTTTGTTTGTGCAGTGGAcccccctctcctttctctgtgCATCCCCCCCCTctacaaatctgctccagagggggtCAGAGGAgaactccagaacagatttaactGCCGGGATTGTTGACTTAAAATCtgggtacagtggacgctcaggttacgaacgtgatccgtgcgagaGGCACGTTCACAGCCTGCGCACGTCTGCGGGTCAGGATTCGGTGCAGggtctgtgcatgtgcgggtcaggattcggtgcttctgcacatgtgcaaagcgtgatttagcgcttctgcgcatgcgcaagcgctgaaacctggaagtaacctgttccggtacttccgatttcggcgcggtgtgcaacccgaaatcgcacaacccgaggtatgactgtactctacaAAAGATGAGGAACATCAGTGCATTTTGCAACATTGGTAAACCAAATTCTTCAGCCTCATTTGATCTAAGTTTCTTCTCCCACACAGATCTCCTTACAATCCAAATTCAGAACTATCAATTACATCCCACTGTGAAGCAAGTAATGTCACTTACTAATTGCATGCTGGTATTTTAGTTATTAAATAGGCGTATACGTACAGAAAAAAGTAAAACTGAGATTTGATACTCTTAAAGGAACGGAGCAACCATTTCGAGTTCTATTAAAACATCGCTCCCAGGGTTCTGTCAGGCTCCCCTGACAGAtaaatgttggactccaactctcctgTTCTGGAGTCATACTTCTTTAAGGAATGGAACCCAGAATGCATAATATTCTCCTGAGCTTCCAATAAAATGCTCAGCATGGCCTTGCTTCCCCCAATTCCCTTCTTTTAGTCAGTATCTGCTGTTTTGCTTCTATGTAGCTGGAAACCAATCTGTTGAGTTAATGACTAACAAAGGCACAAAAAGATAATGGATCCACTAATCTAGACATTGGTCTGGGGAGCGGGGAAGTGTGATACCAGCAACTGAACCAGCTTTATGTGTTTATTTGGGAAGGAAAACCGAATCGCAGGGGCAACAACTGCAATACTGCAAGCTCACAGCTCTCGTTCAGCTACTTATAGTGCATATGGTGCTTGCTTATAATCAAATCTTGGGAAGGATTCCTGTTCTTCTGCAACTGTGCTGTTTTCACATggtactttctggatgtcccgtGATCATGTGATAAAAGGAGCCGTGCACTGGGCgcggccaggatttatgttagggggtGCAGAACCGAGCTATCtgcaagtattttttatttatttatggctaggagttatttctctttgttttccgatgtatttcttatcaaacaaacaaacaaatattaaattaatattaaatttaattaaatttaaaaataatatcgGTGTGGCGCGAGCAAATCTTTATGcagaaagtgtggcccagagaaaaaaagtttgggaaccaccggGCTGCGCGCTATGCTCTCTAACCTTCCACGTTAGGCACGCATGGCTCTCCTCCCAGTCCTTCAACGTTCTGCCCACCGCCCCGTGGTCGTCGGAAGCCACCGACTGCGCGCGCGCACAGTCCCTCCCCCGCCTTCCCGTCTCCAAGTCGCTCAGGCTGCAGAGCCTCCCCCGCCTCGTCTGTCCTCCCCGTCTCAACAGGGAATTTACCCGTAGGAAGCAGCCGGCGCCTGGGAGACCCGCAGCGTTGCTCCCCACTGCGCGGAGCGGGAGAGCTGCGAGAGAAGGCGCCGCAGCAAGAGCCCTCCGCTTCCCGGCCGAGCCATGGCCCTTTCTGGTTCTGCCGCGCGGTGGCTCCGCCTTCGCCTTCCTAAGGGAAGGACGGGGGACCGAGAGGATCCTCGAAGGCTTAACAGGCGCCGATTTCACAACCGGGCAGGAGAATCAGGGCCGGCCCTATCGTTATTAGGCAGGTTGAGGCGACCCATTTGGAGTGCggaggcttttgtttttgttttggcttttaaTTAGTGCCAaatttacctataagctaaacaagccatagcttagggccccactctcttgggggagcccaaaaaatattaaaggaaaaacaacaactggattttgttatgtgcaaatggctttagatacctattaggtccataaattaccatatagcatatattcaacacaaaaaacagtgacaatttgttgttgacaaaggacagctggacatatgaagGACCCCATTACtatcagtagcttagggcctcatcaaacctaaatctggccctgcttttAATTGTTTCGTTTATTTCCCCCACTTATTGCTAGCAACTTTTTTAaaatccctttaatttttttaatccctttaatttttttgttcctgcattgcagggggttggactagatgacccttgcagtaCCCCACCCCGACTATAATTCTGATTTTAATTGCAATTGAAGGCCAGTGTGTGGAGTGttggaggggtagtacctctggtggtaGTGGGGaaacacatcatgctccttttgGTCCTCCACCTTGCACTTAGCTTTCACTCGTGGCTCCTGACATGGGACAGCAGCCACACTCCAGGAagggctttgactggctggctaaaccaggggaGGGCAGCCGATGATGGggctcaaacccttggtgagatAGGGACTCCCCTGCATGTGAAAAGAAAAGCTTGGAAAAAGAGATTAGCtagattcatggggggggggggactcattgGGGGCTGCGTCGACCAGGACAAGTTGAATGAAGCCTCAGTGTTCTGGTGCAGTTTATCACAATGCagtggtgcgtcaggttaagtacttaattcattctggaggtccgttcttaacctgaaactgttcttaacctgaagcaccactttagctaatggggcctcccgctgctgctgccgccgccccaccaccccacgatctctgttctcatcctgaagcaaagttcttaaactgaggtactatttctgggttagcggagtctgtaacctgaagcgtctgtaacctgaagcatctgtaacccgaggtaccactctacagtggtacctctggatgcgaacgggatccgttctggagccccgtttgcatcctgagtagaacgtaacaggcgtctgcgcatgcacaggtcaCGTTTTGcaacttctgcgcatgtgcgtgatgtcattttgagtgtctgcacatgcgcgagcagtgaaacccggaagtaacgcattccattacttctgggtcgccacggagcgtaacctgaaaacgctcaacctgaagcatatttaaccccaggtatgactgtaccaactACTGGCGCGCAGGTGTGAGAGGCGTGCTAGAGGACTGGTTCCCTGGCTACTGTTGGAAAGGGCATGCTCAACTTCCTGCACCTTATCCAGTGGAGCTCTTTATATTTATGTCTTCATTGCATTCCTAGCCCTCCTTTTCTACAAGGGGCACAAGGTGATCCTTCCCACTTCCTAGCAACCCTGCAAGTAGCCCAAGCTCACTCAGTCTACTTCTTggctgagtggaaatttgaatctgggtctccaCAGCCCTGGTCTGGCACcctaggctggcctcaaccagagccagggcttttttggctgtggccgcaatctggtggaatgctctctcacaagagactagggccctgcgggacttgacatctttccacagggcctgtaagacggagctgttccaccaggcctttggccaagggacagtctgaccccctccttctgtaatcctcatagaactctagcccaatggttgccattaatttgattctgaattgatttgagaatgtattttaattaattgattgtgattttatgtaaactgtgctgtttttattgttgttagccgctctgagcccagttttggctggggagggcaggatataaataataataataataataataataataataataataataataataattattattattattattattattattattattattattaactaccaCACTAACTTGTTCTTACAATTTGTTAACTCTGCTAATGATGATAATATTTTTATACCCAGTTTTCTACAAAAATACACAGGGCAGCTTTCACAAagtctacacaacacaaaataagTCACGCAGATACATTTTAAGAGGCAAAATGAAAcctaaaaatgaaacaaactaGCACATGAAACCAACAGCAGCTAAAAACAAGGAGCAGTTctaaaaaaacagtttaaataaTAATTCTCCCCAAGTCCCAGGATGGTAACAATGTAGAtaaaacagcttaaaacaaaTGGCAGTCACTACCAGAGTGGGTCCCAAAGTATGTATATCTTACACAATAAAAGATTAGGAGGCATGGGTTATGCGCTAGTTCCCTTGGCTCCAGTTTCTCCTGTCActgaggttcgttcttaaccagGATGCGAAATCAGGAGTTGAGGCTGCTTCCATAGCTACCAGGGAACTTCATGGGAGTTAACTGTGGTTGCTGTTCATGCTGATGTAACATAAAAGCTGCAGCTGAGATTGCACATGCGGATTCcaggggaaagggaagaggaagtCCTGTGGTCCCCTTGCAGACTCATAACCATGGTTAGGATATTGAGAGTGCTACATCTGGAATGGTTTCACATGCCTGGTCCTTTTAACTACATATAATTCACCCAATGTGACCAAAAACACTACCATTACAAATCATTCTACTGTTCTGAAATCCTTCCCTTCTGAGGCCACGCCATGCTAGATCTGAACTGGAAGGCTTTGCCATGattttgttgttcttttattgcacatatctaggtaaaggtaaaggacccctggacagtaaagtccagtcaaaagtgactctggggttgcggcgctcatctcgctgtcaggcagagggagccggcatttgtccacagacagctttccgggtcatgtggccagcatgactaaatcacttctggtgcaacggaacactgtgatggaaaccagagcgaacagaaatgccatttaccttcccgccacagtgatacctatttatctactctcactggtgtgctttcaaactgctaggttggcatgagctgggatggagcaacgggacctcaccctattgtggggatttgaactgccaaccttctaatcgacaagcccaagaggctcagtggtttagaccacagcaccacccatgtccctggtaCATATGTATGGTGTGGTGAGTCTGACATCCATAAAACTGGGCTGTTCATAGTGTGTTGACTAATCTCCATGCTGTTAATATCAAAGACAGAATGGGACAAGCCCAATCCAAAACAACACAGTCCCAAACAATAGCCATAACATTGAGCTACAATGATTAGCCAGACCTAGTCTGAAATCCTGTGCACAGTTCCTTAGGATCAAATCCCATGTACAGGATTGAGTGGCAGATCAGTggctgaaggagcatctcaaccCCTATTTttcaggtccagctctgaggtccttctggcagttccctcactgtgagaagtgaggctacagggaaccaggcagagggccttcttggcagtggcacccgccctgtggtacgccctcctatcagatgtcaaggagattatCTGttttgtaacaaacaaacaaaacttaaataaaaactaatttaaaaaagtaagactccaagatggctatcgccaatggaagctaaggcagttaaaaagctaaatatggagtcgaaatggccaagatattgggaaatcttggaaaaggaaggggacaaattgagattgcagagttttgaaaaactaaaagggaaggtgagagattggttacattatcatcaaataaatgaagtgtttaaattagacagtaaaataggcttccaggtggaaaaatcaaaattagagactgaactgttagaatccagtactaagaatttgtcaaaaatgtatgatctgctgctgaaatggaatacacaagatgaaatggtaaaatcaagtatgattaaatgggctcaggacattggtcataacatcatgtttgctgattgggaaaagttgtggaccaccgggttgaagtttacggcgtgtaacgccttaagagaaaatataatgaaaatgatttataggtggtacataaccccagtcaagcttgcaaagatctaccacttgcctgataataaatgttggaaatgtaaagaaaaggaaggtacattctttcacctctggtggacgtgcccgaagattaaggcattctgggaaatgatttacaatgaactgaaaaaggtatttaaatatactttccccaagaaaccagaggcctttctcttgggtattgtcggccagggggtgttaaaagacagatacaattttttttatgtatgctacaacagcagctagaatacttattgcaaagtactggaagacacaggatctacccacactggaagaatggcagatgaaggtgatggactacatgggtttggcagaaatgacgagcagaatccgaaaccagggaagagaagcggcggaagaggaatggaagaagtttaaggactacttaaagaaatactataaaattaatgacagctagaatgatgttgggtttaaaataaatggttactattagtaatggttaagacaaagagaataaggatgattaacataaatttatagtaaaataagggaagattcgctgaataattgtaagaacttggaatacagaaacgggaagcaagaggaagtcgaggaagtaaggtttaagaaattaggacatgaaatggtacttgttttttgttctgttattgtttgttgcttgtttatgtatgttttgtttgtgttaatataaaaattgtttaataaaaatactataaaaaaaaaataaaaaagaagagcaACGGCAGTGGCATTGCTAGAAAGTGCAGTTTTCCCCAGTCTTTCCTTGCTTGGTtcttactgagagccagtgtggtgtagtggttaagagtggtagactcgtaatctggggaaccgggttcgcttccccgctcctccacatgcagctgctgggtgaccttgggctagtcaacacttctctgaagtctctcagccccactcacctcacagagtgtttgttgtgggggaggaagggaaaggagaatgttagctgctttgagactccttcgggtagtgataaagcgggatatcaaatccaaactcttcttctatatgCTAATAGTGAGTGACTCAAGATTGATATATGCTTTCAGTTTTTGTAtctgataatattttattatttacattaaaGCTAGAGCAGTCTTGCGTCCATttatattggggtttttttaattaaaattatacaaatacattcaTTTGACGGCAAATTCTATACAGGCAGCACCAGAGCATTCATAATAGCAAAATGTAAAGCAAAATGTAAAGCAAAATGTCCATACTTTCTCCTGCAAAGTAGTTTATGCTGGTTTA carries:
- the BPHL gene encoding valacyclovir hydrolase isoform X2, giving the protein MARPGSGGLLLRRLLSQLSRSAQWGATLRVSQAPAASYGTSVTSAKVEVNGVRLHYQQTGSGSHAVLLLPGMLGSGQTDFGPQLKSMNKQQFTLVAWDPRGYGKSIPPLRDFPEDFFERDAKDAVDLMQALKFKKFSLLGWSDGGITALIAAAKNPTLIHKMVVWGTNPSVSEEDVKLYNAIRDVSKWSERARQPMEEMYGHDYFSKTCAAWVDGISQFAQKPNGCI